The following are encoded together in the Coffea arabica cultivar ET-39 chromosome 1c, Coffea Arabica ET-39 HiFi, whole genome shotgun sequence genome:
- the LOC140037611 gene encoding exocyst complex component EXO84B-like isoform X5 — protein MQGIQNLCSELLELKNESDEDFQKSISSNYAVFLRTFKDMEGLESELMRLKYQAATQNRVIKDLQESISLKVLSEEIMESMLEESFDSHKTASRSLLEAHTEDISEILDILLSEHRLGDALSVLEMEGRAFQSMRSGENFSSEELMSYNSAISEKKAMLEDQFTRLARNPRVSAPELQKALLGLCRLGNSYLAIQLLLDYYDARIVRGTHDLNASKAVQNGLYIQQVAKFIFSMISQAARSFVALHGAASSYAPELILWANEHTEALATCLAKYVESISEINGGLSIAAETAQFAIAYCSLLDNQNLDLRSCLTNRVRPSMEQILRINVHHYKKVINIFTSTDSWIIGRYLVSGILSKGSSVDVVDKKPEYCLLTNSGRKLVTLFQAITDDSFPLLSLQMEVAVLRELMELFTEYTIILEKALSSGADLIQESGSSIHPAESLEQGVCVIANSFTLGQIFSNIIRSIFGNIHHLKFEIDNYVLYIQDTHVRLRAYFLEQIMQKLLTSEGSQGHVSGSCITLENDSDIYYLVPSMPYQGLYLELRKLQKFAEDNYIELDWLLDVLRELMEAIFFQIANTQEILTVTNDLSMEQKSRKLMQFILDMQFLVEIARSGGYLSDNIVNASMETTHIQSGLYSSDFTLASCVNDQRWAADAAMIAMQKLDVLDEKESATNDMANNLEGETIECESQHSTDSFEDDESTTSPKQSIESPKNLAIARASEMPSHSEKRISEIENITLEGDILDDSISVDCTEPFKERLLGFGRDEINPRNPNNNDSLETLLAEDNFAEASMDEISSLRERNYTGKGLPINTSGTLAAAEDLNERPQSNHGENNGERKSAVLKED, from the exons ATGCAGGGTATTCAGAATCTATGTTCCGAATTgcttgagctgaaaaatgagtCTGATGAAGATTTTCAGAAGAGCATATCTTCTAATTATGCTGTCTTTCTTAG AACTTTCAAAGATATGGAAGGTCTGGAAAGTGAATTGATGCGACTGAAATACCAGGCTGCCACTCAGAACAGGGTTATAAAAGACCTTCAGGAGAGTATCTCTTTGAAGGTTTTGTCTGAGGAGATCATGGAATCAATGCTCGAAGAGTCTTTCGATTCTCACAAGACAGCGTCTCGAAGCTTACTGGAAGCTCATACAGAAGACATTTCAGAAATCCTGGATATACTACTTTCAGAACATAGGTTGGGCGATGCTCTTTCAGTCCTGGAGATGGAAGGCAGGGCTTTCCAGAGCATGCGTTCTGGGGAAAACTTTTCCTCAGAGGAGTTGATGTCTTACAACTCTGCAATATCAGAGAAAAAAGCGATGCTTGAGGATCAATTCACTCGACTGGCTAGAAATCCCAGAGTGTCAGCGCCTGAACTGCAAAAGGCGTTGCTTGGACTTTGCAGGCTCGGTAACAGTTATCTTGCAATCCAGCTACTTCTTGATTACTACGATGCACGGATTGTACGCGGTACACATGATTTGAATGCCTCAAAAGCAGTTCAAAATGGGCTTTACATCCAACAAGttgcaaaattcattttttctatgATCTCCCAAGCGGCAAGGAGTTTTGTAGCATTACATGGAGCAGCTTCTTCTTATGCTCCAGAACTAATCCTATGGGCCAATGAACACACCGAGGCTCTTGCCACTTGTTTGGCTAAGTATGTTGAATCCATATCCGAAATAAATGGTGGACTGTCTATAGCAGCAGAAACCGCTCAGTTTGCAATAGCATACTGTTCTTTGTTAGACAACCAAAATCTTGACTTAAGATCATGCTTGACAAATCGTGTGCGCCCTAGCATGGAACAGATTCTACGGATCAACGTTCATCATTACAAAAAGGTCATCAATATTTTCACATCAACTGATTCTTGGATTATTGGAAGGTACCTTGTATCTGGTATCCTAAGCAAAGGAAGCTCCGTCGATGTCGTGGATAAGAAACCAGAATATTGCTTGCTCACTAACAGTGGAAGGAAACTAGTCACGCTGTTTCAG gctaTTACAGATGACAGCTTTCCCTTACTTTCCCTTCAAATGGAAGTTGCTGTTCTTAGAGAGCTAATGGAACTCTTCACTGAGTATACCATCATTCTTGAAAAAGCTCTAAGTAGCGGTGCAGATCTGATTCAGGAAAGTGGGTCGAGTATTCATCCAGCTGAGTCCCTGGAACAGGGAGTTTGTGTTATAGCCAACTCATTTACACTTGGGCAGATCTTCTCAAATATAATCAGAAGTATTTTTGGCAACATTCACCACTTGAAGTTTGAGATTGATAATTATGTACTGTATATCCAAGATACTCATGTTCGACTTAGAGCATATTTTCTTGAGCAAATTATGCAGAAACTCTTAACTTCTGAAGGCAGTCAAGGACATGTTTCAGGAAGTTGCATCACTCTGGAGAATGATTCTGATATATATTATCTAGTGCCGTCCATGCCTTACCAG GGACTCTATTTAGAGCTAAGAAAGTTACAGAAGTTTGCCGAGGACAATTACATTGAACTGGATTGGTTGCTGGATGTACTCAGAGAGCTGATGGAGGCAATATTTTTCCAGATTGCAAACACACAGGAAATTTTGACAGTTACTAATGATCTATCCATGGAACAAAAGTCCAGGAAATTGATGCAG TTCATTCTGGACATGCAGTTTCTGGTGGAAATTGCTAGATCCGGAGGATATCTGTCTGATAATATAGTCAATGCCTCCATGGAGACTACTCACATCCAATCTGGCCTATATTCCTCTGATTTTACTCTGGCAAG CTGCGTCAATGATCAGAGATGGGCTGCAGATGCTGCCATGATAGCCATGCAAAAGCTTGACGTACTTGATGAGAAAGAATCTGCTACCAATGACATGGCTAATAATCTGGAAGGAGAAACAATTGAATGTGAATCTCAGCATTCTACCGACTCGTTTGAAGATGATGAGAGCACTACTTCTCCAAAACAGTCTATCGAGTCACCAAAAAATCTGGCAATTGCACGTGCATCGGAAATGCCCAGTCATTCGGAAAAGCGGATTTCAGAAATAGAAAATATTACATTGGAAGGAGATATCCTTGATGATTCAATTTCTGTGGATTGTACTGAACCTTTCAAGGAAAGATTACTCGGATTTGGAAGGGATGAAATCAATCCAAGAAATCCAAATAATAATGATTCACTAGAGACATTATTGGCAGAAGATAATTTTGCAGAAGCCTCCATGGATGAGATCAGCAGTTTACGAGAGAGGAATTACACTGGTAAAGGTTTGCCCATAAACACAAGTGGAACTCTGGCTGCAGCTGAGGACCTGAATGAACGACCGCAAAGTAACCATGGAGAAAACAATGGTGAGAGAAAGTCCGCTGTTCTAAAAGAGGATTGA